TGGCGGCTTCCGCCTTGGAAAGGCGCAGGCGCTCGGCAAGTCCCTTCAGCCGGTCCCGATCGGCGGGCACCATGGCGGCAAGACGCAGCAGCGCATCCGGCTTCCAGCCGAAAACCCTCTCCGCCTCGATCAGGCCGGGAATGGCGTCTATGCCCCATTTCTCCGTCTCGGGCAGGATTTCCGTCAGCACGCCCGCCTGCCGCATCCAGAGCAGCGCCCGCCCGGGATCGGGCGCACCCAGCAGCTTCTTCATCTCCGACCAGACACGCTCGGCCGACAGCTTGCCGAGTGTTTCCTTGGCCCGTGCACAGGCCTTCAGGCCTTCCGCGTCCGGCCGCCCGCTGCCGTAGAGCGCAAAGAAGCGGAAGAAGCGCAGAATGCGAAGATGGTCTTCCGCGATGCGGGTTGCGGCATCACCTATGAAACGCACCGCGCGGCTTTCGATATCCGGTAGGCCATTCACGAGATCGACCACCGTTCCGTCCTGCGTCGCATAGAGCGCATTGATGGTGAGGTCGCGCCGCTCGGCGTCCATCTGCCAGTCGGTGCCGAAGGCGACTTCCGCACGCCGCCCATCCGTCGCGACGTCCCGGCGAAGCGTCGTCACCTCGAAGGGCGCGCCGTCGATGACCAGCGTCACCGTGCCGTGCTCGATGCCCGTCGGCACCGCCTTGATGCCTGCCGCCTTCGCGCGCTCAACAACGATCTCTGGCCGCAGCGTGGTCGCGATGTCCACATCGGCCACCGGCAGCCCCATCAGGCTGTTGCGCACGGCCCCGCCGGCCACGCGCGCCTCGCCGCCGTCGCTATTGAGCAGCGCCAGCACGCGCGTCAGCGCCGGATCGGAAAACCACGTCTCGCCGGAGACAGACGTCATGCATAGAGCCTTTCGTAGATCACCCGCACGATACCGGCGGTGATGCCCCAGATATTATGCCCCTCATAGGGCATACGGTAATAATGCCGCTCGTCGCCGAGCCAGACGCCGCTGCCCCGCCCGTGATTGCGCGGGTCCATGAGGAAGGAGAGCGGCACATCGAAGACCTTCTCCACCTCGGCCGGATTGGGAACCAGCGCGAAACCCGGCTGCACCACCGCCAGCACCGGCGTGATCGAGAAGCCGGACAGCGCCTTGTACTGCGGCAGCCGACCGACCGGCTCGACGAAGCGACGGTCGAGGCTGATCTCCTCCTCCGCCTCGCGCATCGCCGCCGTCTCGGCGTCGCCGTCCTCCGCATCCACCGCCCCTCCCGGAAAGGCCACCTGGCCGGAATGCTTGCGCATGGTCGCCGTGCGCTGGGTGAAGATGACCCGCGCCTCCTCGCCGTCGTCGACGACGGGAACCAGCACGGCCGCATCGCGCAGCTTCATGTCCTCCAGATGGGGGATGACGCCGGGATTGAGCAGGCTGTCGCCATGCTCGCGCCAGCTCGCCTCGCCGAGCGTCAGGGTCTGCGCGACGGCGCGACGGCGGAACTCGGCGGCGCTGTAGGGCGCAAGGCTCATCGGGACAAGGCATCCAGTTCGGCTGCCGGCATGACCGGAAAGACCATGCCGCCGGAGCGCACCGCGAACATCGGCACACCGTCGATCACCACGGTCTCGCCAAGCTCCACCAGATCGTACATCACCGCCCGCGAGACCAGCGCCTCCAGCCGGCCGCGCACGAGGAGATAGGGCTTCAGCTCGCTGTTTTCGCCCGCGATGACGAAGCGCAGCGGATGCTCCGGCCCCGCCTCCACCACGTCGCCGACATTGGTGCGGAAGGTCAGCACCCGCGCCGCGCCCTCCCCGCTTACATTCATCTCGACGGCGAGGAAGGGCGCATCGACGACGCGGATGCCGACCTTCTCGACCGGCGTCACCAGATAGGTCTTCCCGTCTTCGTCCCTGCGCAGCACCGTGGAAAAGAGTCGCACCAGCGGCGCGCGGCCGATCGGCGTTCCGAGATAGAACCATGTGCCGTCGGCGCGGATTTCCATGTCGATATCGCCGCAGAACGGCGGATTCCAGCGCTCGACAGGCGGCAGTCCGCGCCCGCCGGTCTCGGCGCTCGCGCGCGAGATCAGGGCGGCCAGTCCCGCAGCGTCCGTGCTTTCGCGAATTTCACCCGTTGCCATTGTTCCGTCCCGGTTCACCCCTATCTCCGCGAGAGGAAAAGGTGGATACAGACACGAGATAGTCATTTCGTGGCCGCTTGTCAGCCACGGGTGCGCTAATAAGCTTTCCATATAGCGGGCGAACGCGGCAGGACCACGATTCGCCGGGCGCTTCAAACGGACTGGAGACGACCATGGGCGTTCAAAATTCCTCCGATGCGGGCCTCGACGAGAAGGCGGTGGTCGCGGCCGCCGAACGCGCGCTGTCCGATATCGCCCGCATCCGCCAGGAAGTCGCCAAGGTCATCTTCGGCCAGGAGAGCGTGATCGAGCAAACCCTGCTCGCCGTCCTCTCCGGCGGCCACGCGCTGCTGGTGGGCGTACCGGGCCTCGCCAAGACGCGGCTCGTCGCCACGCTCGGCACCGTGCTCGGCCTATCGGCAAGCCGCATCCAGTTCACGCCCGATCTCATGCCTTCCGATATCCTCGGCTCGGAGGTGATGGACCAGGACGAGAACGGCAAGCGCTCCTTCCGCTTCGTGCCCGGCCCGATCTTCACCCAGCTTCTCATGGCCGACGAGATCAACCGCGCTTCGCCGCGCACCCAGTCCGCGCTCTTGCAGGCCATGCAGGAATACCATGTGACGATCGCCGGCGCCCGCAACGACCTGCCGAGGCCCTTCCATGTGCTGGCCACGCAGAACCCGCTGGAGCAGGAAGGCACCTATCCGCTGCCGGAAGCCCAGCTCGACCGCTTCCTGCTGCAGGTCGACGTCCACTATCCCGAGCTTGCCGCCGAGCGGCAGATCCTCCTGGAAACCACCGGCGTCCACGAGGCGCGGGCCGACGCCGTCCTTTCCGCCGAGCGCCTGATCGAGATCCAGGCCCTCATCCGCCAGATGCCCGTCAGCGAGAAGGTGCTGGACGCGATCCTGTCGCTGGTGCGCTCCGCCCGCCCCGGCAACGGCGTCGCCTCCACCGACAAGCATGTGGCCTGGGGTCCCGGCCCGCGCGCCGGGCAGGCGATGATGCTCTGCGCCCGCGCCCGCGCGCTCTACGACGGCCGCCTCGCGCCCTCCGTCGACGACGTGCTGGCGCTGGCCGAACCCATTCTCCAGCACCGCATGGCGCTGACCTTCGGCGCACGCGCCGAGGGCATGTCGGTGCGCGACGTCATCGCCGGCCTCGTCCGGCAGGCGGGCGGCTGAACGGGATAGAAGCATGGCATCCGTCGGCCAGATCGTCCAACCGACCC
This DNA window, taken from Shinella zoogloeoides, encodes the following:
- a CDS encoding AAA family ATPase → MGVQNSSDAGLDEKAVVAAAERALSDIARIRQEVAKVIFGQESVIEQTLLAVLSGGHALLVGVPGLAKTRLVATLGTVLGLSASRIQFTPDLMPSDILGSEVMDQDENGKRSFRFVPGPIFTQLLMADEINRASPRTQSALLQAMQEYHVTIAGARNDLPRPFHVLATQNPLEQEGTYPLPEAQLDRFLLQVDVHYPELAAERQILLETTGVHEARADAVLSAERLIEIQALIRQMPVSEKVLDAILSLVRSARPGNGVASTDKHVAWGPGPRAGQAMMLCARARALYDGRLAPSVDDVLALAEPILQHRMALTFGARAEGMSVRDVIAGLVRQAGG
- a CDS encoding DUF1285 domain-containing protein, whose product is MATGEIRESTDAAGLAALISRASAETGGRGLPPVERWNPPFCGDIDMEIRADGTWFYLGTPIGRAPLVRLFSTVLRRDEDGKTYLVTPVEKVGIRVVDAPFLAVEMNVSGEGAARVLTFRTNVGDVVEAGPEHPLRFVIAGENSELKPYLLVRGRLEALVSRAVMYDLVELGETVVIDGVPMFAVRSGGMVFPVMPAAELDALSR
- a CDS encoding CoA pyrophosphatase, whose amino-acid sequence is MSLAPYSAAEFRRRAVAQTLTLGEASWREHGDSLLNPGVIPHLEDMKLRDAAVLVPVVDDGEEARVIFTQRTATMRKHSGQVAFPGGAVDAEDGDAETAAMREAEEEISLDRRFVEPVGRLPQYKALSGFSITPVLAVVQPGFALVPNPAEVEKVFDVPLSFLMDPRNHGRGSGVWLGDERHYYRMPYEGHNIWGITAGIVRVIYERLYA
- a CDS encoding CCA tRNA nucleotidyltransferase, whose product is MTSVSGETWFSDPALTRVLALLNSDGGEARVAGGAVRNSLMGLPVADVDIATTLRPEIVVERAKAAGIKAVPTGIEHGTVTLVIDGAPFEVTTLRRDVATDGRRAEVAFGTDWQMDAERRDLTINALYATQDGTVVDLVNGLPDIESRAVRFIGDAATRIAEDHLRILRFFRFFALYGSGRPDAEGLKACARAKETLGKLSAERVWSEMKKLLGAPDPGRALLWMRQAGVLTEILPETEKWGIDAIPGLIEAERVFGWKPDALLRLAAMVPADRDRLKGLAERLRLSKAEAATLDYWASAQEIAPKLAETAFDRLLYKNGPQGLVMRLKLALAAARARGPGDPTALAFAGLCQRLLARAGKWQKPSFPLTGADVLAVGIPAGPRVGAALSAIEDAWVAGNFHESRAKLLARLEVLAMEG